A genomic stretch from Oncorhynchus gorbuscha isolate QuinsamMale2020 ecotype Even-year linkage group LG20, OgorEven_v1.0, whole genome shotgun sequence includes:
- the LOC124007310 gene encoding uncharacterized protein LOC124007310, with amino-acid sequence MAQAQEERPSEQEKEMGEETFLKDLYQYMKKRDTPIERIPHLGFKQIDLFMMYKTVKSMGGYLQVTTQQQWKQVYNTLGGNPRSTSAATCTRRHYEKLLLAYECHVRGENYMEVLPRHQQKRLHYSSLSEEEECPRTAKRSMAYGALQTSQQQNPHHFLTDSRVRIIPMPAHYHPNYHHPSHPALPPYVHPPLSPSSHPSSHLRPQPPYLPSPQGQTERAKEPLERLRLLANRYKCSSDWNEPLNLSCKKSCLESGGQPASSFAPPPSNKSPKFLNTPSPLYPTKEMAKDEGCETPEGKSPPERSYLYPLATRDGYVIDLTSSSGGSSRSPTPASSPGMKTESPVSCPLQSRKVSAPSMVHVPRPLKREYPDWPRGERGESPKHSQGPLNLSCALPNPPRETGGRMEIQIPLALLQDWIKGGLLCGPAGSRPGAPSLQGPTPPEPRERTQTRTDISLTMANHADQIFHSPHRDQDRSSGYLRERSLERYRNLPSPTTTCPTSSHRHPMAPYQISSYKAQLSGSTLRHPASRDLYPWEKQENSRGPYHPRPMQLHDLRDRAQPIPLKIHPSSQSLEQDDVGPTSLACSTDTSQGMVENSRKALMVDPSSSSLVPLTTEEFMKLKRLISSSS; translated from the exons ATGGCCCAGGCGCAAGAGGAGAGACCCTCAGAacaggagaaagagatgggagaggagacctTCCTCAAAGACCTCTATCAGTACATGAAGAAGAGAGATACACCCATAGAGAGAATACCACACCTGGGCTTCAAACAAA TCGATCTTTTCATGATGTACAAGACTGTGAAAAGCATGGGCGGCTACCTCCAG GTCACGACCCAGCAGCAGTGGAAGCAAGTGTACAACACCCTGGGAGGAAACCCCAGAAGCACCAGTGCAGCCACCTGCACCCGTAGACACTATGAGAA GCTGCTTCTGGCATATGAGTGTCATGTAAGAGGAGAAAACTACATGGAGGTCCTGCCACGGCACCAGCAGAAGCGTTTACATTACAGTAGTCTCAGTGAGGAGGAAGAGTGCCCCAGGACAGCCAAACGTAGCATGGCATATGGCGCTCTCCAGACTTCCCAGCAACAG AACCCCCATCATTTCCTGACAGACTCCAGAGTGAGGATCATCCCTATGCCTGCACACTACCATCCAAACTATCACCACCCTAGCCACCCCGCTCTGCCCCCCTATGTCCACCCACCTCTGAGCCCCAGCAGCCACCCCAGCAGCCACCTCAGACCCCAACCCCcatatctcccctcccctcaagGGCAGACAGAAAGGGCCAAGGAGCCTCTGGAGCGCTTGCGCCTCCTGGCCAACCGGTACAAGTGCTCCTCAGACTGGAATGAGCCACTCAACCTCAGTTGCAAGAAATCTTGCCTAGAGTCAGGCGGTCAGCCTGCTTCGTCCTTTGCCCCTCCTCCCTCCAACAAATCCCCAAAGTTTTTGAATACGCCCTCGCCGCTTTACCCCACCAAGGAGATGGCTAAAGACGAGGGCTGTGAGACACCGGAGGGGAAGTCACCCCCCGAGAGATCCTACCTCTACCCCTTGGCAACCAGAGATGGCTATGTCATCGACCTCACTTCCTCCTCTGGCGGTTCCTCCCGCAGCCCGACTCCAGCCTCCAGCCCAGGCATGAAGACAGAGTCCCCCGTTTCCTGTCCACTGCAGAGTCGCAAGGTCAGCGCCCCCTCCATGGTCCACGTCCCTAGACCCCTGAAGAGAGAATACCCAGATTGGcccaggggggagaggggagaaagccCCAAGCACAGTCAGGGGCCTCTCAATCTCAGCTGCGCTCTGCCCAACCCccccagagagacagggggaaggatggagatCCAGATCCCGCTGGCGCTTCTCCAAGACTGGATAAAAGGAGGCCTGCTGTGTGGGCCTGCTGGTTCACGGCCTGGGGCTCCATCCCTGCAGGGTCCAACACCACCAGAACCAAGAGAAAGGACACAGACCAGAACTGACATCTCCCTCACCATGGCGAACCATGCTGACCAGATCTTCCACAGCCCTCACAGAGACCAGGATAGGAGCTCTGGGTACCTGAGGGAGAGGAGTCTGGAGAGGTACAGGAACCTGCCTAGCCCCACCACCACCTGCCCTACTTCCAGTCACCGCCACCCCATGGCGCCATACCAGATCTCCAGCTACAAGGCTCAGCTATCAGGGAGCACCCTACGTCACCCGGCCAGCAGGGACTTGTACCCctgggagaaacaggagaactcCAGGGGGCCCTACCACCCAAGACCCATGCAACTCCATGATCTACGGGACAGAGCCCAGCCAATCCCCTTGAAGATCCACCCCAGCAGTCAGTCTCTGGAACAGGATGATGTAGGCCCCACATCCCTAGCCTGTAGTACAGACACATCCCAGGGAATGGTGGAAAACTCTAGGAAGGCTTTGATGGTGGACCCCTCATCTTCCTCTCTAGTACCACTGACAACTGAGGAGTTCATGAAGTTAAAGAGGCTCATCTCAAGCTCCTCGTGA